The following proteins are encoded in a genomic region of Amphiura filiformis chromosome 18, Afil_fr2py, whole genome shotgun sequence:
- the LOC140139357 gene encoding uncharacterized protein, producing MSGADSRPTAEDDRVLNDVVDKLNQVHGDTKSMKEQLTHVAYYIEEQKGHPGSQETEDQLETVGDAIQKTTDCLGKLTSDDPIDQLRGALGLMTVATGLATGGPVGTIVSAVFTIFLDLLANTKDCTDGTSAFAKVVHGELLHFRDEEDKREFQGLCDTLSMNYINRYLEQHVTHKAAFT from the coding sequence ATGAGTGGAGCTGATTCCAGGCCAACTGCAGAGGACGACAGGGTTCTCAATGACGTGGTAGACAAACTAAACCAAGTTCATGGTGATACTAAATCCATGAAGGAACAGTTGACGCATGTTGCATACTACATTGAAGAACAGAAGGGACATCCTGGAAGCCAGGAAACAGAAGATCAATTAGAAACTGTTGGAGATGCCATTCAAAAGACTACAGATTGTCTAGGTAAGCTGACTTCAGATGATCCGATAGATCAGCTTAGAGGAGCTCTAGGTTTGATGACCGTTGCCACTGGGTTAGCTACTGGTGGGCCAGTTGGTACCATTGTGAGTGCAGTTTTCACAATTTTCCTGGATCTACTCGCTAACACCAAAGATTGTACAGATGGAACTTCTGCTTTTGCAAAAGTGGTACATGGAGAGCTTCTTCATTTTAGAGATGAGGAAGATAAGAGGGAGTTTCAGGGTTTATGTGATACTCTTTCAATGAACTACATCAACAGATATCTTGAACAACATGTCAcccataaggctgcgttcacatag